From a single Aquincola tertiaricarbonis genomic region:
- the ltnD gene encoding L-threonate dehydrogenase, whose translation MTQPQHVGVIGLGAMGAGIARTLRNRGFHVHVCDVKPGAAEAFAKEGGSAWANPAEVAAAAPVVVSVVVNAAQTEGVLFGDNGAAAAMKPGSTFIMCSTVDPNWSIALEGKLAAQGVHYIDGPISGGAAKAASGQMTMMTSAKPEAYAAANHVLDAMAGKVYRLGDAAGAGSKVKIINQLLAGVHIAVAAEAMALGLREGVDAAALYEVITNSAGNSWMFENRMAHVIAGDYTPLSAVDIFVKDLGLVLDTARASKFPLPLAATAHQMFMQASTAGFAREDDSAVIKIFPGIELPKAKGAA comes from the coding sequence ATGACTCAACCTCAACACGTCGGCGTGATCGGCCTGGGCGCCATGGGCGCCGGCATCGCGCGCACCCTGCGCAACCGCGGCTTCCATGTGCATGTGTGCGACGTCAAACCCGGCGCCGCCGAGGCCTTTGCGAAGGAAGGCGGCTCGGCCTGGGCCAACCCAGCCGAGGTGGCCGCCGCCGCGCCGGTGGTGGTGAGCGTGGTGGTCAATGCCGCGCAAACCGAGGGCGTGCTGTTCGGCGACAACGGCGCCGCCGCGGCGATGAAGCCCGGCAGCACCTTCATCATGTGCTCCACCGTCGACCCCAACTGGTCGATCGCGCTGGAAGGCAAGCTGGCCGCGCAGGGCGTGCACTACATCGACGGGCCGATTTCCGGCGGCGCCGCCAAGGCCGCCTCGGGCCAGATGACGATGATGACCTCGGCCAAGCCCGAGGCCTATGCCGCCGCCAATCACGTGCTCGACGCGATGGCCGGCAAGGTGTACCGCCTGGGCGATGCGGCCGGCGCGGGCAGCAAGGTCAAGATCATCAACCAGCTGCTGGCCGGCGTGCACATCGCGGTGGCCGCAGAAGCCATGGCCCTGGGCCTGCGTGAAGGCGTGGACGCCGCCGCGCTGTACGAGGTGATCACCAACAGCGCCGGCAACAGCTGGATGTTCGAGAACCGCATGGCCCATGTGATCGCAGGCGACTACACGCCGCTGTCGGCCGTGGACATCTTCGTCAAGGATCTGGGCCTGGTGCTGGACACCGCCCGCGCCAGCAAATTCCCGCTGCCGCTGGCCGCCACCGCGCATCAGATGTTCATGCAGGCCTCCACCGCCGGCTTCGCCCGCGAGGACGACAGCGCCGTGATCAAGATCTTCCCGGGCATCGAGCTGCCCAAAGCCAAGGGAGCCGCGTGA
- the otnK gene encoding 3-oxo-tetronate kinase, which yields MAAGRIVLGCIADDFTGATDLANNLVRAGMRVVQTIGVPAEPLQAEADAVVVALKSRTIAPGEAVAQSLAALQWLQAQGAQQIYFKYCSTFDSTPQGNIGPVTDALMQALGTGFTIATPAFPDNKRTVFKGYLFAGDVLLNESGMQNHPLTPMTDPNLVRVLQAQTKHRVGLVDHTVVAQGSDAIRARFAALQAEGVGIAIVDAVANADLVTLGAALKGMPLVTAGSGVAIGLPANFGLSADSTAASLPPAAGLQAVVSGSCSVATNGQVAEFIRSGRPALAIDPLRIASGADVQAEALAWAQDKLASGPVLVYSTAEPSAVRAIQGQLGVEEAGAMVERTIAGIARGLVQLGVRQLVVAGGETSGACVQALNIAQMRIGGQIDPGVPWCHATSDVAPEGLHITLKSGNFGTPDFFTKAFAQLKA from the coding sequence ATGGCAGCCGGCCGCATCGTGCTCGGCTGCATCGCCGACGACTTCACCGGGGCCACCGACCTGGCCAACAACCTGGTGCGCGCCGGCATGCGCGTGGTGCAGACCATCGGCGTGCCGGCCGAGCCGCTGCAGGCCGAGGCCGATGCGGTGGTGGTGGCCCTCAAGAGCCGCACCATCGCGCCGGGCGAGGCGGTGGCGCAATCGCTGGCCGCGCTGCAATGGCTGCAGGCGCAGGGCGCGCAGCAGATCTACTTCAAGTACTGCTCCACCTTCGACAGCACGCCGCAGGGCAACATCGGCCCGGTGACGGATGCGCTGATGCAGGCGCTGGGCACCGGCTTCACCATCGCCACGCCGGCTTTCCCGGACAACAAGCGCACGGTGTTCAAGGGCTACCTGTTCGCCGGTGACGTGCTGCTGAACGAGAGCGGCATGCAGAACCATCCGCTCACCCCGATGACCGACCCCAACCTGGTGCGGGTGCTGCAGGCGCAGACGAAGCACCGCGTGGGCCTGGTCGACCACACCGTGGTGGCCCAGGGCTCTGACGCCATCCGCGCGCGCTTTGCAGCGCTGCAGGCCGAGGGCGTGGGCATTGCCATCGTCGATGCGGTGGCCAATGCCGACCTGGTGACGCTGGGCGCCGCGCTCAAGGGCATGCCGCTGGTCACCGCCGGCTCGGGCGTGGCCATCGGGCTGCCGGCCAACTTCGGCCTGAGTGCCGATTCCACGGCGGCCAGCCTGCCGCCCGCGGCCGGCCTGCAGGCCGTGGTGTCGGGCAGCTGCTCGGTGGCCACCAATGGCCAGGTGGCCGAGTTCATCCGCAGCGGCCGGCCGGCGCTGGCCATTGACCCGCTGCGCATCGCCAGCGGCGCCGACGTGCAGGCCGAAGCATTGGCCTGGGCCCAGGACAAGCTGGCCAGCGGCCCGGTGCTGGTGTACTCCACAGCCGAGCCTTCGGCCGTGCGCGCGATCCAGGGCCAGCTGGGCGTGGAAGAAGCCGGCGCGATGGTGGAACGCACCATCGCCGGCATCGCCCGCGGCCTGGTGCAGCTGGGCGTGCGCCAGCTGGTGGTGGCCGGCGGTGAAACCTCGGGCGCCTGCGTGCAGGCACTGAACATCGCCCAGATGCGCATCGGCGGCCAGATCGACCCCGGCGTGCCCTGGTGCCATGCCACCAGCGACGTGGCACCCGAAGGCCTGCACATCACGCTCAAGTCGGGCAACTTCGGCACGCCCGACTTCTTCACCAAGGCCTTTGCACAATTGAAGGCATGA